One Anaerolineae bacterium DNA window includes the following coding sequences:
- a CDS encoding glycosyltransferase family 2 protein, with product MSNPLLSIIIPHYNGVPHLPLCFNALRAQTYPHLEIILADNGSTDESVPLTRRDFPEVTIIELGQNMGLTGAINRGIRQASGQIIVPLNNDTEVAPGWAQALVEALQKSPQAGIVASKMLLFDRRDTLHSAGDGFGTNGIPINRGVWQKDEGQFDHDTYIFGGCGGAVAYRREMLTDIGLFDEDLFMYLEDVDLNWRAQLAGYRAVFAPNAVVYHRLSATGGGVIASFYTGRNTIWVLAKDLPGFIFRRYWPAIIKAQSKILFDALRAWRGEAARARLRGQLAGLWGLPKWLAKRNAVMRKKRVADEYLASLLTKVT from the coding sequence ATGAGTAACCCTCTCCTCTCCATCATTATCCCCCACTATAACGGAGTGCCTCATTTACCTCTTTGCTTCAACGCCCTGCGCGCCCAAACCTATCCCCATTTAGAAATCATCCTGGCCGACAACGGCTCCACCGACGAGTCGGTGCCTCTGACCCGGCGCGATTTCCCTGAAGTCACTATCATTGAGCTGGGCCAAAATATGGGCCTGACCGGGGCCATCAATCGGGGTATCAGGCAAGCTAGCGGGCAAATTATTGTGCCCCTCAACAACGACACCGAAGTCGCGCCCGGCTGGGCGCAGGCCTTGGTTGAGGCGTTGCAAAAATCCCCCCAGGCCGGCATTGTTGCCAGCAAAATGCTGCTGTTTGACCGGCGTGATACCCTTCACTCTGCCGGAGATGGTTTTGGCACAAACGGCATCCCCATCAACCGGGGCGTATGGCAAAAAGACGAAGGGCAGTTTGACCACGACACTTATATTTTTGGAGGTTGTGGCGGGGCCGTGGCCTATCGCCGGGAGATGCTGACGGATATTGGCCTGTTTGATGAAGACCTGTTTATGTACCTGGAGGATGTTGACCTCAATTGGCGCGCGCAGTTGGCCGGTTACCGGGCTGTTTTTGCCCCAAACGCTGTGGTCTACCATCGTCTCAGTGCTACCGGCGGCGGGGTGATCGCCAGTTTCTACACCGGCCGCAATACCATTTGGGTGCTGGCTAAAGATTTGCCCGGCTTTATTTTTCGCCGCTACTGGCCCGCCATCATCAAGGCGCAGTCAAAAATTTTATTCGACGCGCTTCGCGCCTGGCGTGGCGAGGCAGCCCGTGCCCGCTTGCGGGGGCAATTGGCCGGATTATGGGGACTACCCAAATGGCTGGCTAAACGTAACGCAGTGATGCGGAAAAAACGGGTGGCTGATGAATATCTGGCAAGTTTGCTCACAAAAGTTACCTGA
- the rfbD gene encoding dTDP-4-dehydrorhamnose reductase has protein sequence MRIVITGANGQLGQALQKVLTAQGETVIPTDVPEFDLTKHETVPKLANLAPNLIIHCAAMTNVDGCARDPELAFSVNAFGTQNVAHACLRCNADMVGVSTNEVFDGSAARPYREDDVPNPINPYGSSKRAGEQMAARYLKNKLYIVRTAWLYGSGGNNFPGKMITLADTHGELRVVTDEVSNPTYAPDLAAAIAQLIQTRVYGIYHFTNADYCSRYDFAKEILQLSGRENIPIHAITLADFKRASTVPPFAPLANIRGAELGIELRSWQEALQAYFDESGDK, from the coding sequence ATGCGCATTGTTATCACCGGGGCCAATGGCCAACTGGGCCAGGCTCTGCAAAAAGTATTAACGGCCCAAGGGGAAACGGTTATTCCCACCGACGTGCCTGAATTTGACCTCACTAAACACGAAACCGTGCCGAAGTTAGCCAATCTGGCCCCCAATTTGATCATTCACTGTGCCGCTATGACCAATGTGGACGGCTGCGCCAGGGATCCCGAGTTGGCTTTTAGCGTTAATGCTTTTGGCACGCAAAACGTGGCCCACGCCTGTCTTCGCTGCAACGCCGACATGGTGGGCGTTTCCACCAACGAAGTTTTTGATGGCAGCGCCGCCCGGCCGTATCGTGAAGATGACGTCCCAAACCCCATCAACCCTTACGGCAGCTCCAAACGGGCCGGAGAACAAATGGCCGCGCGTTATTTAAAAAATAAACTCTACATTGTGCGTACCGCCTGGTTGTATGGTTCCGGCGGCAATAATTTCCCCGGCAAAATGATCACCCTGGCCGATACGCATGGCGAGCTGCGGGTGGTAACCGACGAGGTCAGCAACCCCACCTATGCTCCAGATTTGGCCGCAGCCATTGCCCAACTCATTCAGACTCGGGTCTATGGCATTTACCATTTCACCAACGCCGATTACTGTTCTCGCTACGATTTTGCCAAAGAAATCTTGCAGCTGAGTGGCCGGGAGAACATCCCCATCCACGCCATCACCCTGGCCGATTTTAAACGCGCCTCTACGGTGCCGCCTTTTGCCCCCCTGGCCAATATCAGAGGGGCTGAATTGGGCATTGAGTTGAGGTCGTGGCAGGAAGCGCTGCAAGCGTATTTTGATGAAAGTGGGGATAAATGA
- a CDS encoding alkaline phosphatase family protein, whose product MSVVLSILALVGIIIGLVFWVTAFRASVQSYRSPLREVDLWPEQPATSTQTSKVVIVLISGLGYDASLTLDLPVLEQLKQIGANAAVQSAPPTFSQIAWATLMSGATPETNDAPPVDMQIEDLRLLEVDTIFARAHAANLKTALLGQADWRRLIPRNHLDYTFFVEEPSPEADQSILEAALSILENEAPELVLIQFSQVDVVAQQQGSTSQAAHQAAGRIEAYLEQIRAAIDPKHTILAVVSDHGHISSGGHGGDEPAVIWQPFVLVGENVHPGNYSDIHQTDIAPTITALLGVAPPGAARGNILFEMLRLDEYERVVAQLLLAQQRTKLAEAYVSAIKGEATLPETLMADLAQAQTALANNNLDGAFQLALLAQQEADAQMAAARNSRARIEQLPRLVLAGLMIFLGLNVIWRRRGLHAGSIIMAAMAAIALYHGLYQLQGHSYSLSSVAGDLTEFPFAVARRVAVSLLAGGGLLLVFLMLTDEANWLTLLGTGYGFSVLVAFVFMLPFFWGYWQNGLVITWHLPSVGPVFWQLSSAFEAMSVAVLGLILPWPIMILSLFINLIRRRLSATRAQTAEPGPWRGLRL is encoded by the coding sequence ATGTCTGTTGTTTTAAGCATTTTGGCCCTGGTGGGGATTATTATCGGCCTGGTATTCTGGGTGACGGCCTTCCGGGCTTCTGTTCAGAGTTATCGGTCTCCTTTGCGGGAGGTTGATCTATGGCCGGAGCAGCCGGCTACGTCTACCCAAACAAGCAAAGTTGTGATTGTGCTGATTAGCGGTTTGGGATATGATGCTTCACTGACCCTGGATTTACCTGTGCTTGAACAACTCAAGCAGATTGGGGCTAATGCGGCTGTTCAAAGCGCACCCCCTACTTTTTCTCAAATAGCGTGGGCAACCTTGATGAGCGGCGCTACCCCGGAAACCAATGACGCGCCACCCGTTGATATGCAGATTGAGGATTTACGCCTGCTTGAGGTGGATACTATTTTTGCCCGGGCGCATGCCGCCAACCTAAAAACTGCCCTGCTTGGTCAGGCAGATTGGCGACGGCTTATTCCTCGTAACCATTTAGATTACACTTTTTTTGTGGAGGAGCCGAGTCCCGAAGCCGACCAATCCATCCTGGAAGCCGCCCTCTCTATTCTGGAGAATGAGGCCCCTGAACTGGTTTTGATCCAGTTTTCCCAAGTAGATGTTGTTGCTCAACAGCAGGGGTCAACAAGTCAGGCGGCTCACCAGGCAGCCGGTAGGATTGAGGCGTACCTGGAACAAATTAGAGCAGCCATAGACCCGAAACACACTATTCTGGCCGTTGTTTCTGACCATGGCCATATTTCTTCCGGCGGGCACGGCGGCGACGAACCGGCCGTCATCTGGCAGCCGTTTGTATTGGTGGGAGAAAACGTTCATCCCGGCAATTATAGCGACATTCACCAAACCGACATTGCCCCTACCATTACTGCGCTTTTGGGAGTGGCTCCTCCGGGCGCAGCTCGGGGAAATATCCTGTTTGAGATGCTTCGGCTGGATGAGTATGAGCGAGTGGTGGCTCAGCTCCTATTGGCCCAGCAACGTACAAAACTGGCCGAAGCTTATGTGAGCGCAATTAAGGGGGAAGCAACGCTCCCGGAGACATTGATGGCCGATTTGGCTCAAGCGCAAACTGCTTTGGCCAACAATAATCTTGATGGCGCTTTTCAACTGGCTTTGTTAGCCCAGCAGGAGGCCGATGCTCAGATGGCGGCAGCCAGAAACAGCCGCGCCAGAATTGAACAACTGCCTCGGCTGGTGCTGGCCGGACTGATGATTTTCTTAGGGTTGAATGTTATCTGGCGGCGGCGCGGCCTCCATGCCGGATCAATTATTATGGCGGCCATGGCGGCCATTGCTTTGTATCATGGTCTTTACCAACTTCAAGGACACAGTTATTCCCTCAGTTCAGTGGCCGGAGACTTAACTGAGTTTCCCTTTGCAGTCGCCCGGCGAGTGGCGGTGAGTCTATTGGCCGGAGGAGGTTTGTTACTGGTGTTTCTCATGTTAACCGACGAGGCAAATTGGCTCACCCTGCTGGGCACAGGGTACGGCTTTAGCGTGTTAGTAGCTTTTGTTTTTATGCTGCCTTTTTTCTGGGGTTATTGGCAAAATGGCCTTGTTATTACCTGGCATCTACCCTCCGTAGGGCCTGTTTTCTGGCAGCTTAGCAGCGCGTTTGAGGCTATGAGCGTGGCTGTGCTGGGGTTGATTTTGCCCTGGCCCATTATGATCCTGAGTCTCTTTATCAACCTCATTCGTCGCCGCCTGAGTGCCACGCGCGCCCAAACAGCCGAGCCTGGCCCCTGGCGCGGCTTGCGTTTATGA